The following coding sequences are from one Gossypium hirsutum isolate 1008001.06 chromosome A12, Gossypium_hirsutum_v2.1, whole genome shotgun sequence window:
- the LOC121211344 gene encoding serine/threonine-protein kinase TOR isoform X4, which produces MEGPNASRASISSYRVVTMFITCLCILAVDFRIYPREYAKTETYVTSLVWQVLLAVRALVLPPTEDIETWRKFASLCRKNGRISQARSTLIKLLQYDPEASPENVRYQGPPQVMLAYLKYQWSLGDDHKRKEAFARLQNLVREFSISLNIQSIASTASTSGTNANVPLLARVYHKLGAWQWSLSPGLDDDSIQEILTAFRNATQCATKWAKAWHAWALFNTAVMSHYTLREHIYPGWEGDGISALYLSQLCQSTSSGGMLEFTVWDSETCC; this is translated from the exons ATGGAAGGACCTAATGCTTCAAGGGCAAGCATATCATCTTATAGGGTTGTTACG ATGTTTATCACATGCTTGTGTATCTTGGCTGTTGACTTCAGAATATATCCTAGAGAATATGCTAAGACAGAGACTTACGTGACTAGCTTG GTCTGGCAAGTTCTTTTGGCTGTTAGAGCTCTTGTTTTACCTCCAACTGAAGATATTGAAACCTGGCGCAAGTTTGCTTCTCTCTGTCGGAAGAATGGAAGGATAAGTCAAGCTAGGTCTACCTTAATTAAGCTTTTACAG TATGATCCAGAAGCGTCTCCTGAAAATGTAAGATATCAAGGGCCTCCTCAAGTTATGCTGGCTTACTTGAAATATCAATGGTCGCTTGGTGATGATCATAAGCGAAAGGAAGCATTTGCCAGACTGCAG AATTTGGTTAGAGAGTTTTCAATTTCCCTAAATATCCAATCTATTGCATCAACTGCTTCAACGAGTGGTACAAATGCAAATGTTCCACTCCTGGCTCGTGTGTATCATAAACTTGGAGCTTGGCAGTGGTCACTATCACCTGGATTGGATGACGATTCCATACAAG AGATCCTGACAGCATTTAGGAATGCCACTCAATGTGCGACAAAATGGGCAAAAGCATGGCATGCATGGGCGTTGTTCAATACAGCTGTCATGTCTCATTATACTTTAAGAG AACACATTTATCCAGGATGGGAAGGAGATGGCATCAGTGCTTTATACTTATCGCAGCTGTGTCAAAGCACTTCCTCAG GGGGCATGTTGGAATTCACAGTTTGGGATTCAGAAACTTGCTGCTGA
- the LOC121211344 gene encoding uncharacterized protein isoform X6 yields the protein MIGLLFLLIFFTAVKRTYSLPYMEGPNASRASISSYRVVTMFITCLCILAVDFRIYPREYAKTETYVTSLVWQVLLAVRALVLPPTEDIETWRKFASLCRKNGRISQARSTLIKLLQYDPEASPENVRYQGPPQVMLAYLKYQWSLGDDHKRKEAFARLQNTFIQDGKEMASVLYTYRSCVKALPQGACWNSQFGIQKLAAETGAASIYCGFWF from the exons ATGATTGGGTTATTGTTCTTGCTGATCTTCTTTACTGCAGTCAAAAG AACTTACTCTTTGCCTTACATGGAAGGACCTAATGCTTCAAGGGCAAGCATATCATCTTATAGGGTTGTTACG ATGTTTATCACATGCTTGTGTATCTTGGCTGTTGACTTCAGAATATATCCTAGAGAATATGCTAAGACAGAGACTTACGTGACTAGCTTG GTCTGGCAAGTTCTTTTGGCTGTTAGAGCTCTTGTTTTACCTCCAACTGAAGATATTGAAACCTGGCGCAAGTTTGCTTCTCTCTGTCGGAAGAATGGAAGGATAAGTCAAGCTAGGTCTACCTTAATTAAGCTTTTACAG TATGATCCAGAAGCGTCTCCTGAAAATGTAAGATATCAAGGGCCTCCTCAAGTTATGCTGGCTTACTTGAAATATCAATGGTCGCTTGGTGATGATCATAAGCGAAAGGAAGCATTTGCCAGACTGCAG AACACATTTATCCAGGATGGGAAGGAGATGGCATCAGTGCTTTATACTTATCGCAGCTGTGTCAAAGCACTTCCTCAG GGGGCATGTTGGAATTCACAGTTTGGGATTCAGAAACTTGCTGCTGAAACCGGAGCTGCTTCGATCTATTGTGGATTCTGGTTTTGA
- the LOC121211344 gene encoding serine/threonine-protein kinase TOR isoform X1 has product MIGLLFLLIFFTAVKRTYSLPYMEGPNASRASISSYRVVTMFITCLCILAVDFRIYPREYAKTETYVTSLVWQVLLAVRALVLPPTEDIETWRKFASLCRKNGRISQARSTLIKLLQYDPEASPENVRYQGPPQVMLAYLKYQWSLGDDHKRKEAFARLQNLVREFSISLNIQSIASTASTSGTNANVPLLARVYHKLGAWQWSLSPGLDDDSIQEILTAFRNATQCATKWAKAWHAWALFNTAVMSHYTLREHIYPGWEGDGISALYLSQLCQSTSSGGMLEFTVWDSETCC; this is encoded by the exons ATGATTGGGTTATTGTTCTTGCTGATCTTCTTTACTGCAGTCAAAAG AACTTACTCTTTGCCTTACATGGAAGGACCTAATGCTTCAAGGGCAAGCATATCATCTTATAGGGTTGTTACG ATGTTTATCACATGCTTGTGTATCTTGGCTGTTGACTTCAGAATATATCCTAGAGAATATGCTAAGACAGAGACTTACGTGACTAGCTTG GTCTGGCAAGTTCTTTTGGCTGTTAGAGCTCTTGTTTTACCTCCAACTGAAGATATTGAAACCTGGCGCAAGTTTGCTTCTCTCTGTCGGAAGAATGGAAGGATAAGTCAAGCTAGGTCTACCTTAATTAAGCTTTTACAG TATGATCCAGAAGCGTCTCCTGAAAATGTAAGATATCAAGGGCCTCCTCAAGTTATGCTGGCTTACTTGAAATATCAATGGTCGCTTGGTGATGATCATAAGCGAAAGGAAGCATTTGCCAGACTGCAG AATTTGGTTAGAGAGTTTTCAATTTCCCTAAATATCCAATCTATTGCATCAACTGCTTCAACGAGTGGTACAAATGCAAATGTTCCACTCCTGGCTCGTGTGTATCATAAACTTGGAGCTTGGCAGTGGTCACTATCACCTGGATTGGATGACGATTCCATACAAG AGATCCTGACAGCATTTAGGAATGCCACTCAATGTGCGACAAAATGGGCAAAAGCATGGCATGCATGGGCGTTGTTCAATACAGCTGTCATGTCTCATTATACTTTAAGAG AACACATTTATCCAGGATGGGAAGGAGATGGCATCAGTGCTTTATACTTATCGCAGCTGTGTCAAAGCACTTCCTCAG GGGGCATGTTGGAATTCACAGTTTGGGATTCAGAAACTTGCTGCTGA
- the LOC121211344 gene encoding serine/threonine-protein kinase TOR isoform X2, with amino-acid sequence MIGLLFLLIFFTAVKRTYSLPYMEGPNASRASISSYRVVTMFITCLCILAVDFRIYPREYAKTETYVTSLVWQVLLAVRALVLPPTEDIETWRKFASLCRKNGRISQARSTLIKLLQYDPEASPENVRYQGPPQVMLAYLKYQWSLGDDHKRKEAFARLQNLVREFSISLNIQSIASTASTSGTNANVPLLARVYHKLGAWQWSLSPGLDDDSIQEILTAFRNATQCATKWAKAWHAWALFNTAVMSHYTLRGFPTIASQFVVAAVTGYFHSIACAANIQLYPLLVAGF; translated from the exons ATGATTGGGTTATTGTTCTTGCTGATCTTCTTTACTGCAGTCAAAAG AACTTACTCTTTGCCTTACATGGAAGGACCTAATGCTTCAAGGGCAAGCATATCATCTTATAGGGTTGTTACG ATGTTTATCACATGCTTGTGTATCTTGGCTGTTGACTTCAGAATATATCCTAGAGAATATGCTAAGACAGAGACTTACGTGACTAGCTTG GTCTGGCAAGTTCTTTTGGCTGTTAGAGCTCTTGTTTTACCTCCAACTGAAGATATTGAAACCTGGCGCAAGTTTGCTTCTCTCTGTCGGAAGAATGGAAGGATAAGTCAAGCTAGGTCTACCTTAATTAAGCTTTTACAG TATGATCCAGAAGCGTCTCCTGAAAATGTAAGATATCAAGGGCCTCCTCAAGTTATGCTGGCTTACTTGAAATATCAATGGTCGCTTGGTGATGATCATAAGCGAAAGGAAGCATTTGCCAGACTGCAG AATTTGGTTAGAGAGTTTTCAATTTCCCTAAATATCCAATCTATTGCATCAACTGCTTCAACGAGTGGTACAAATGCAAATGTTCCACTCCTGGCTCGTGTGTATCATAAACTTGGAGCTTGGCAGTGGTCACTATCACCTGGATTGGATGACGATTCCATACAAG AGATCCTGACAGCATTTAGGAATGCCACTCAATGTGCGACAAAATGGGCAAAAGCATGGCATGCATGGGCGTTGTTCAATACAGCTGTCATGTCTCATTATACTTTAAGAGGTTTTCCAACTATTGCCTCTCAGTTCGTTGTTGCAGCTGTCACTGGATATTTCCATTCAATAGCATGTGCAGCAAACATCCAATTATATCCTTTGCTTGTCGCAGGATTTTAA
- the LOC121211344 gene encoding serine/threonine-protein kinase TOR isoform X5, whose translation MIGLLFLLIFFTAVKRTYSLPYMEGPNASRASISSYRVVTMFITCLCILAVDFRIYPREYAKTETYVTSLVWQVLLAVRALVLPPTEDIETWRKFASLCRKNGRISQARSTLIKLLQYDPEASPENVRYQGPPQVMLAYLKYQWSLGDDHKRKEAFARLQNLVREFSISLNIQSIASTASTSGTNANVPLLARVYHKLGAWQWSLSPGLDDDSIQEILTAFRNATQCATKWAKAWHAWALFNTAVMSHYTLRGF comes from the exons ATGATTGGGTTATTGTTCTTGCTGATCTTCTTTACTGCAGTCAAAAG AACTTACTCTTTGCCTTACATGGAAGGACCTAATGCTTCAAGGGCAAGCATATCATCTTATAGGGTTGTTACG ATGTTTATCACATGCTTGTGTATCTTGGCTGTTGACTTCAGAATATATCCTAGAGAATATGCTAAGACAGAGACTTACGTGACTAGCTTG GTCTGGCAAGTTCTTTTGGCTGTTAGAGCTCTTGTTTTACCTCCAACTGAAGATATTGAAACCTGGCGCAAGTTTGCTTCTCTCTGTCGGAAGAATGGAAGGATAAGTCAAGCTAGGTCTACCTTAATTAAGCTTTTACAG TATGATCCAGAAGCGTCTCCTGAAAATGTAAGATATCAAGGGCCTCCTCAAGTTATGCTGGCTTACTTGAAATATCAATGGTCGCTTGGTGATGATCATAAGCGAAAGGAAGCATTTGCCAGACTGCAG AATTTGGTTAGAGAGTTTTCAATTTCCCTAAATATCCAATCTATTGCATCAACTGCTTCAACGAGTGGTACAAATGCAAATGTTCCACTCCTGGCTCGTGTGTATCATAAACTTGGAGCTTGGCAGTGGTCACTATCACCTGGATTGGATGACGATTCCATACAAG AGATCCTGACAGCATTTAGGAATGCCACTCAATGTGCGACAAAATGGGCAAAAGCATGGCATGCATGGGCGTTGTTCAATACAGCTGTCATGTCTCATTATACTTTAAGAG GATTTTAA
- the LOC121211344 gene encoding serine/threonine-protein kinase TOR isoform X3, with product MLQGQAYHLIGLLRGKILQMFITCLCILAVDFRIYPREYAKTETYVTSLVWQVLLAVRALVLPPTEDIETWRKFASLCRKNGRISQARSTLIKLLQYDPEASPENVRYQGPPQVMLAYLKYQWSLGDDHKRKEAFARLQNLVREFSISLNIQSIASTASTSGTNANVPLLARVYHKLGAWQWSLSPGLDDDSIQEILTAFRNATQCATKWAKAWHAWALFNTAVMSHYTLREHIYPGWEGDGISALYLSQLCQSTSSGGMLEFTVWDSETCC from the exons ATGCTTCAAGGGCAAGCATATCATCTTATAGGGTTGTTACG TGGGAAAATTTTGCAGATGTTTATCACATGCTTGTGTATCTTGGCTGTTGACTTCAGAATATATCCTAGAGAATATGCTAAGACAGAGACTTACGTGACTAGCTTG GTCTGGCAAGTTCTTTTGGCTGTTAGAGCTCTTGTTTTACCTCCAACTGAAGATATTGAAACCTGGCGCAAGTTTGCTTCTCTCTGTCGGAAGAATGGAAGGATAAGTCAAGCTAGGTCTACCTTAATTAAGCTTTTACAG TATGATCCAGAAGCGTCTCCTGAAAATGTAAGATATCAAGGGCCTCCTCAAGTTATGCTGGCTTACTTGAAATATCAATGGTCGCTTGGTGATGATCATAAGCGAAAGGAAGCATTTGCCAGACTGCAG AATTTGGTTAGAGAGTTTTCAATTTCCCTAAATATCCAATCTATTGCATCAACTGCTTCAACGAGTGGTACAAATGCAAATGTTCCACTCCTGGCTCGTGTGTATCATAAACTTGGAGCTTGGCAGTGGTCACTATCACCTGGATTGGATGACGATTCCATACAAG AGATCCTGACAGCATTTAGGAATGCCACTCAATGTGCGACAAAATGGGCAAAAGCATGGCATGCATGGGCGTTGTTCAATACAGCTGTCATGTCTCATTATACTTTAAGAG AACACATTTATCCAGGATGGGAAGGAGATGGCATCAGTGCTTTATACTTATCGCAGCTGTGTCAAAGCACTTCCTCAG GGGGCATGTTGGAATTCACAGTTTGGGATTCAGAAACTTGCTGCTGA